Proteins encoded in a region of the Euleptes europaea isolate rEulEur1 chromosome 3, rEulEur1.hap1, whole genome shotgun sequence genome:
- the NDUFS5 gene encoding NADH dehydrogenase [ubiquinone] iron-sulfur protein 5 — MPLLDLQDKLGIDVDRWVSIQSAKQPHQRAAICHAFEKEWLECAEGIGQTRAKTECKLEMDDLFECLNKYKMIRRIMAITAQKKKLMKEGLYTPPDYHTGKPETDP, encoded by the exons ATGCCGCTTTTGGATCTCCAAGACAAGCTGGGCATTGATGTTGACAGGTGGGTCTCCATCCAGAGCGCCAAGCAGCCTCACCAGAGGGCGGCCATATGCCATGCCTTTGAGAAAGAGTGGCTGGAATGCGCCGAGGGCATCGGGCAGACCCGAGCCAAGACTGAGTGCAAGTTGGAGATGGATGATCTCTTTGAATGCCTCAACAAGTACAAAATG ATCCGACGCATTATGGCAATCACAGCGCAGAAAAAGAAGCTGATGAAGGAGGGGCTCTACACCCCACCTGACTACCACACTGGGAAACCAGAAACCGACCCTTGA